A section of the Ovis canadensis isolate MfBH-ARS-UI-01 breed Bighorn chromosome 1, ARS-UI_OviCan_v2, whole genome shotgun sequence genome encodes:
- the ARTN gene encoding artemin isoform X1: MEPGRGGPSVLPLRAGPRRQQPALWPTLAALALLSSVAEGEASLGPAPRSPVPREGPTPAPASPAGPLAGGRAARLCGGRARRPAPPPPRPEPPPPAPSPSPAPPRGARAARAGGRAGRESRGSRARAAGARGCRLRSQLVPVRALGLGHRSDELVRFRFCSGSCRRARSPHDLSLANLLHAGALRPPPGSRPVSQPCCRPTSYEAVSFMDVNSTWRTVDRLSATACGCLG, encoded by the exons ATGGAGCCTGGACGTGGAGGCCCTTCTGTGCTGCCCCTCCGGGCCGGGCCTAGGCGGCAG CAGCCTGCGCTATGGCCCACCCTGGCCGCTCTGGCCCTGCTGAGCAGCGTCGCCGAAGGTGAGGCCTCCCTGGGCCCCGCGCCCCGCAGCCCGGTCCCCCGCGAAGGCCCCACGCCCGCCCCGGCGTCCCCCGCGGGCCCCCTGGCCG GGGGCCGCGCGGCCCGTCTATGCGGCGGAAGAGCCCGGCGCCCggcgcccccgccgccccggcCCGAGCCCCCGCCGCCAGCGCCCTCGCCCTCGCCCGCACCCCCTCGCGGGGCCCGCGCGGCGCGGGCGGGGGGCCGGGCCGGCCGAGAGAGCCGGGGGAGCCGCGCGCGGGCCGCGGGGGCGCGGGGTTGCCGCCTGCGCTCGCAGCTCGTGCCGGTGCGCGCGCTCGGCCTGGGCCACCGCTCCGACGAGCTGGTGCGCTTCCGCTTCTGCAGCGGCTCCTGCCGCCGCGCGCGCTCGCCGCACGACCTCAGCCTGGCCAACCTGCTGCACGCCGGGGCCCTGCGGCCGCCCCCGGGCTCGCGGCCCGTCAGCCAGCCCTGCTGCCGACCCACGAGCTACGAGGCCGTCTCGTTCATGGACGTCAACAGCACCTGGAGGACCGTGGACCGCCTCTCGGCCACTGCCTGTGGCTGTCTGGGCTGA
- the ARTN gene encoding artemin isoform X2 has translation MEPGRGGPSVLPLRAGPRRQPALWPTLAALALLSSVAEGEASLGPAPRSPVPREGPTPAPASPAGPLAGGRAARLCGGRARRPAPPPPRPEPPPPAPSPSPAPPRGARAARAGGRAGRESRGSRARAAGARGCRLRSQLVPVRALGLGHRSDELVRFRFCSGSCRRARSPHDLSLANLLHAGALRPPPGSRPVSQPCCRPTSYEAVSFMDVNSTWRTVDRLSATACGCLG, from the exons ATGGAGCCTGGACGTGGAGGCCCTTCTGTGCTGCCCCTCCGGGCCGGGCCTAGGCGGCAG CCTGCGCTATGGCCCACCCTGGCCGCTCTGGCCCTGCTGAGCAGCGTCGCCGAAGGTGAGGCCTCCCTGGGCCCCGCGCCCCGCAGCCCGGTCCCCCGCGAAGGCCCCACGCCCGCCCCGGCGTCCCCCGCGGGCCCCCTGGCCG GGGGCCGCGCGGCCCGTCTATGCGGCGGAAGAGCCCGGCGCCCggcgcccccgccgccccggcCCGAGCCCCCGCCGCCAGCGCCCTCGCCCTCGCCCGCACCCCCTCGCGGGGCCCGCGCGGCGCGGGCGGGGGGCCGGGCCGGCCGAGAGAGCCGGGGGAGCCGCGCGCGGGCCGCGGGGGCGCGGGGTTGCCGCCTGCGCTCGCAGCTCGTGCCGGTGCGCGCGCTCGGCCTGGGCCACCGCTCCGACGAGCTGGTGCGCTTCCGCTTCTGCAGCGGCTCCTGCCGCCGCGCGCGCTCGCCGCACGACCTCAGCCTGGCCAACCTGCTGCACGCCGGGGCCCTGCGGCCGCCCCCGGGCTCGCGGCCCGTCAGCCAGCCCTGCTGCCGACCCACGAGCTACGAGGCCGTCTCGTTCATGGACGTCAACAGCACCTGGAGGACCGTGGACCGCCTCTCGGCCACTGCCTGTGGCTGTCTGGGCTGA